TGTCCTGCAGTGGGACAGGAGCCGCCTCCTTTGCACCCCCACTCTGGGCATGTGTGGACGGGGCCCCCCACAACAGACCAGAGAGAGGCCTTTGGGGGCTCTGTCTCCCCTGGCCCAGTCAAGGgggcccagggaggagctggggctgtGGCCTTGCTCCCAGCGGGGGCTGCTTCCCAAGCCAAGGTCACAGATGGAGGGTCCGCTGCtgacagaggaggaagggcacATCTGTGTGGGGTGTgaatgtgcacacacgtgtgtgggGGCTCCTGAGGGGTTCTCCCACACACATGACGTCAGTCTGGCTGGAGAGCTCTGAGGACACAGGTACCCTCTGGGCTGGCCTTTCCCCCGGTCTTACCCCCATCACAGAGCTGGGACACAGGTGAGCTGTTATTCACCCACGATCCCTGAAGAATAATGAAGCAGCCAGTCCCTTCCAGACCTCGAGGAAACACCACCAACCAACCCTcagtgcgcgcgcgcgcacacacacacacacacacacagagccctggGAACCCGAGGATAATCAGCAGCTTAGATTATCCATAGCCCCCAGTGTCACATCGCAGGACATGCCCACACTAGGCCCAACACCCAGCCATGCCCTGTCCGCTTGTCTTGGGCCTGGGGGACTCTGAGGCAGTTGGCAGATGCCTTTCTCTAGGCCGGCCCGAGCCCGCCAGCCTGGGGCTATAATACTGAGGCCTGTTGCTCTAGCACCTTGCACCTAGTGCCCTGGCCCGATGGGGTCCCTGGGAGGGTCAGGCTGCACAACGAAGGCGGGGGAGGCTGGAAGAAGACAGGCTGAACTCTACCCCAGGGTGAGCTAGGAAGGGCGCCAGTCACGCCCACCCACCCAGCCTGGCTGTCCAGCTCCGGGCCATGGCAGTGGGTGAACGAGAGGGCTGGCTGTgcttggggatggggtggggactGAAAGGGCATTTGGCTGAAGAGTCTGGCTGGGGAAACCCCCCCCCCGGGGcgtatgggggaggggaggcagcccAAACTCTTCCCATCACACAAATGTAGGAAGTCAGCAAGTCTCCAGCCTGGACACAGAGAGAACAGCCCCTTGGAGGAGGCGGGGGAGAGACAGTGGCACTTGTGACAGGCCATGCCCCCTTGCCCACCCCCTACTCCCATCCAGCTCTGGTGCTCTACCCTCCCTCTGAGGCTGGCCTTCCACAAAGCCACATGTCCTGTAGGGCTGCTCAGATGGGGGTGGTTCAGGGCCCTCAGGACCCCTCAGAAATGGTGCTCTGGGACGTTCTCTTTCCCCTCTGGGTGCCTCCAGGCCACACCCTCTGCTTCAGGGTGTGGACAGGCTTTCAAAGGAGACGACCCACGTGGTCCTTGCTGTCGGAGAAGGGGGCTGTAGGGCTGGCAGCTGTGAGAACCTCATGGCCCCACCGTTGTGAGTTGTGGCAACTTGCAATTCCTTTTGGTCTGGGGAGAGAAGCCCCTGGTTATCTGTGGAGGAAGAGATAGAAAGAAACAGACCTGAGATGAGGGCCTTCGGAGCCATCAGTTCAACCAGGACCAGCCATTTAGTTGACCTGGCCTCCCCACTCTCCGGGCAGGCTGATGGTCAGGGATGGGGGACACTGGCCTAAAGGTGACCCCCCATCCCCCAAACTCTAAACCAGACTgcctccccacacccagccccgccccagccaTTCAGGGTAAAGGCCATAGATACCTAAGGAGGGGCAGTTTTTGCTGGGCCCTAGGGATGCTATcggggaggggccagggcagggacccACCAACAGCACCAGCGTGGTGGCAGCCTTGGGCAACTGTGATGGCTGCTTGAACAAGACAACTCTGCCTCCAAGGCACTATCAGCCCTGTTGGGGGCATTTGCTCACGTTCCTGCAGGGTCCCGGCAGGTAAAATATCTAAGGGCTCGGGCAATTGAGAGGACCTGCCATACCTTCCACGTCATGGGAGTCACCTTGTCCCCAGACTCTAGAGCCACACAGAGCAGGGATCAAGCCCAGCTCCGCACAGAGCAGCAGCAGGCCCTTGGGGTGCGCTGTTCTAACCCTCTGAACCCACACTTGCGCATccgctgtaaaatggggatgagacCGTCCACGCACAGGAGAGTTCAGGGGGATCAAGCAAGAGGACTGGTTCAAGGGCACAGCCCAGTGCCTGGGAAGTGGGTACAGCTGGCGCTCAAACATCCTAGCAGTAATCACGGGGGCTACCGCGTCTCATCGACACTAAGTTGCCCATTTTTCCACATTTCCAAATTCGAGGTGCATTTTACCTTAGCTGTGATAAGAATGCCTCGAGTGGCCATTAAATTGGCAGTTGCTTTTTTCTGAGCTGGTGGTAAATAAAATAGTGGGGCCTCTTGTAATTGATGGTGGCTTAGATTTTGGGAAACACGGTATTATCCCCCCTCCCACTCCTAAACAGGCAGATCCCCCGTTCCCAGTGGCCTTccaacccccaccctccacccctccaGGCTGGGCACTCACAGCTCTGTGTCCTCCAGGGCAGGCGGGCGCTCCAGGGCTTGCCTCCGCCGCCGCACGGCCCCCAAGATCTTCTTGCGCGGCCCCAGGGGGACGCTGATGCTGCGGAGGTCGAGGTCAGAGCACAGCATCAGCGCCTCGAGGTCGATCTTCTCCTGCCGCAGGAGGGCGGCAAAGTCCTCCATGTGCAGGGAGGCCAGGAAGGTCTCCAGCGGGCTGGTCTCCGGCTCCAGGTCCTCGTCCAAGCCCAAGTCCAGCTCGTCCCAGGGCAGCTCCTCCCCGCAGCTGCGGTCCTGCAGGCTGTTGGCACTGCCCAGGCTGTCGTCGTCCAGGCTGGGGGAGCTCTGCAGCCGACCCCGCGGCGTGCCCGCCCCGTCCAGCCCCCCGTCCTCGCGGCCCAGCCCATGCAGCCCGCTGCTCAAGTAGTTCCTGCGGAACACCATGGTGCCCAGGCCGGGGCGGGTAAACAAGGAGTCGTGGCCTGAGTCGGTGCTGACCTCCGAGTGGGCAGGCTCGGCCGCCAGCGTGGCACGGGAGACGCTGTCCTCGTCCGAGAGGAACATGTCCCGGAGCGGGGCGCGGCCCCACTCCTTGGGGTTGGCGTAGGGGCCCTGGCGCACGAACATCACGTCGCTGCCCAGCTGCAGGCCCGAGAGCGAGCGCACGCTCTTGCGGCCGTCCTCCGAGACCTTGAAGGTGCCCTCGCCGCCCTGCTTGCGCCGCTCCAGCTTCTTCTGGATCTTGGTCTTGCCCCTGGCGGTGCCGTGCAGCGTGGCCTGCGAGTAGGGCAGGTGGCTGCCGAGCGCCAGGTGCTGCAGCCGGCGGCTCAGGGTGCTGGACGTGAGGCTGGAGAAGCTGAGCGTGTCGGAGCGCTCGGCCAGCTCCCGCCGGTAGCGCCGCTCCATGCGCTCGTGGTGCTTGCGCTGCAGCTTGGCGCACTCGCGGATGCGCCGCTCGGCCTCGCGGAAGGCCTTGTCCTTCAGCTTGCCCACCAGCTTGGGGTTGAGGCTGCTCTGCTTGGCCGCGATGGAGTCCAGGTAGCGCACGCACTCCATGTGGCCCTTCATGGCGGCCATGTCCAGCGGCGTGTGGTAGTCGTTGTCCAGGCACCAGATGTTGGCCCCGAAGGACACCAGGAAGGACAGGCAGTGCAGGTGGCCATTGGAAGCTGCCAGGTGCAGGGGCGTGTTGCCCCAGATGTCACACTTGTCTGGGTCACCCCTGCAGGGAGAATGGGCGGGGccgaggtggaggaggtggggcggggaggggctccCCACAGGCACAGCAGACCCAGAGGGACCTGAGGGCTGAGACCTCCCTGACTCCAGGAGACttgcaggcctgagccaccatacTGGCCTGGAGGGAGCCCAGGGGGAAAATGGCCACGGGCACGCAGGGGGTGGAGCGACAGGGAAGGCGGGGCCAGGGCGGGGCCTTCCCCAAGATAACCGAGGGCTGGGAATCTCAGGGGATAAATATTTGATGCCCAGAGAGAAAGGAGTGAATTATTCATGGCGCCCAGCGGGGAGCTGGCCCAGAGAGGTGGTGGGCCAGGGCAAGTCTGGGTCTCTAGGCAGGCGTGATGGCGAGTGTGGCTGCGTATTTCAGAGTGACTGTAAAAGAGGACAAGAGGGTGGTGTCCTGGGCTTGAGCCctgcgtgagtgtgtgtgagttGTGTTCTTGGGTGTGGGCGGGCATGGCCGAGTCTGCAGGGAGTGAGGCCAGGCCTGGCAAGCCTGAGTGTGAGCACAGGTGTCGGGCCTTGGCCTGGCCAGGAGGGGAGTGTGGGGGCAGCCAGGACTGCAGGGAAGAGGAGAGACATTGGCTGCCTGCGCCCTCCCAGCAAACCTCCAGTCTCTGGGCTGCCCCATCTTCGGGAACCCCGTGAGGCTGGCTGGCTTGGGCCTGTCCAGGAGCCCTGATCACCCCCTCGAGCATCCTCCACACCAGactgtccctccccccaccctgggcaggtgtccctccccccaccccaggcaggctCCTGCTGGCTCCTCCAGAAGGAGGCCAGCACAGACAGCACTCCTGCCCCACGCTGCTAATGAGGCCACAAGGCCAACCCCCAGGCTGGGGGAAGAATCACTCCCTTGTCTCAACAGCTCCCCACACAGCCCCTGCTTAGCTTCCCCTGCTGGTCGCCAAGTCCTGCTGGACAATGTTGGGAGGGGCTGCCCTACATCTGGCCCACCCACCATGAACACCAATCCTAGCCTCTGTAGGAGTTGGGGAGCAGTATGCCAAGGGGgaccctcttcccctcctcctatGAGTCTCTCTGAAGGGGGAGTAGAGGACCAATCACTGTGTGCCCTCTTGGGGGGGAGGGGCCAGTGAGTCTGGGCCTCTTGGAGTATGGCTCCACTGCCTAGTCTTGgagctgctgccactgctgctggaCCCAGGGACCAGCCccgtggagagagggagagaagggttCCCTCACCCACCATGTGCTTAGGCCACAGGGCAGCACTGGCACCTCTCTCCCAGGGCCTGAGATGTTCATACTAACCCCACTGGGGCATCCCTGCCACCCCTTGTCCTGTCCAGGCCACCCTGGTGTTCAGACCAACTTGACTTCTCTTTATAAAACTGTTGGGGGTAGCGAAGTTGTTCACAGGATTGTGACTTAGCCCTGGGGAACCCACTTGAGCAGTCTTGGGTGGAATTCTTTAGCTGCTACCTCCCAACCTCTTTCCTGGCCTTGacaccctgcccaccccctctccccaggACAACtccaaggggagggggagggggggagaagCCCCTGCAAGGGCAAGCACACCACAGCCTCTCCATTGCTTAGCTGTGTCCTGCAATGGTGGGGGAGTGCAGACAGAGTTAATGGGGTGGCTGGCTGAACCAGTGACATTTGGGACTGTGGACAGGGCCCATAAATCCCAGGAATGAGCAGGGTGAGGGAGAGAGCTCTGTGAGACCTAGCCTGCTGGGAGGTGTGGGTGCTGGCCAGGAGAGTCCCTGGATCAGAggttggggagggggcagtgcgGAGCCTTCCTTTCTCAgcccccactgctgcccctctAAGACTTCTCAGCCTTCTCTCTGGCTCTCGCTACATCCCGCATCCTTGCTTCCAGGTGGCCCCCACCCAGGAGATCTCGcccaccttcctctccctctAGCAACTTCCCCCGCATCATGAACCCCGCAAATCCCAGTTTCTCCCCTCCTAGCCCCACATCCAGGTCACAAGTGTCACATGCCTCGGCTTGTGTTCCCCTCCACGTGTGTCTCTCCCACGAATGCCAGACTCCAAAGTTCTACCTTAGGGTCTGTCCATAGGGGAAGGAAGGAGCTCAGAGGAGGGGTAAAAGATGCCATGAAGTCTGGGGGTGTCTCAGGGGGCTGGAGCAGCCTGGGaggctcctccccctcccctctgggGCCGGGTGGAGGGGTACTCACCCGCGGCTCACGATGAGGCGCAACGACTCCAGGTTGCCATGGTAGGCAGCCCAGAGTGTGGGGGTCATGCCATCCTCGTCGGGGGCATTCAGCTCCTTCCGGGTGGCCTCCTTGAGGAGCTCCAGGTAGCCATCCCGGGCCGCCCGGTGGTACTGGTCGTTCATGGCGCCCGAGTTGGATGGGGCGGGCAGGGGGCACGGGGTGATGCCCCCCGCAGGGGAGGGCGGAGGGGTTAGTGCTGAGGCatgaggttgggggagggggccgaGCAGGGGCTGGGGCCGCCAGCCCCCGCTGCCGCAGACGGAGGGTCTGGAGCGCCAGAGCCGTGGCTAGCGGGACATCTGAGCCGCTCACggatggcgggggtggggggtggagatcTCCCgctgcccagggagccgcccCGGGCTTCCCCTGGGTCCTAAACACCCTGCCCCTTGGCTCACAGCGGTGACCCACGAGGGCCTGCCCTCACGCCAAGTGCCCACCGCAGCGCCCCGCCCAGTGAGCCCCAGTCTAGGGAGAGTTTGGGGTCCCTCGTCACTAGAGCCCTGGCGCTGTGGCTCCCGATTTCTCCACCCGTCAAAGGAATGGGCCAACGGCTGGAGAGGGGTGTCTGAGGGCGGTGTAGAGGGGTAGTCCTGAACCTCAGTACAGTGGGCCTGAAAGGGGACTTGAGGACCAAAACAGTCTGCGAGTCGCACGCGACAGTCCCAGGCGCCGCCCTCTCTCGCACGATCGGCCAGCCGCGCTCCAGCAGGGGGCGCTAGAGGACTGGGCGCGGACCCCGCGCCACGTGGGAACTTGGTACCTCACGCCCTAGACTTCGCAGCGCCCGGCGGAGCAGGGGACCCGGGGAGGGATAGAGGAAGAGGGAACGTCGATCACGGCGAGAGCCACCGGGGAAAGGGGGCCTGGGGGTCTCGATCTCGGGCAGCAACAGAGGAGCACAAAGGTATAGGGCTCGCCAGGGCTGGGAGGCCGTCGGTGGCCTGCGGGTCCTGGGACATCTCTTGGGCGTCAGCTGTCAGGGCTCAGGCGGCTGGGAACGCTGCGCGCCAGTGGCcacggggtgggtggggggtgcccTTGGGTGCCGCAGTGCGGGGCCGCACCCGAGTCTGGCAGGGCCTCTTAACAGGGAGATATAAATCTAACCTTATCTGGCTCCAGCGCTCTTCCCTAAATTTCAGCTCAGAGAAAAGATGGATCATGTGAATGGGACTGAGAGGTTTATGGAGCCGAGCTCTGGCGGCTGTAAATCACCCTGCCCTCCTGGGTATAAAGCACCCGTCCAGCCCGACGTGGAAGAGAACAGACGCTCGCTGCCCCCTGACCCCCAGCTCAGCGTGGCCTCCCGGCCCAGCCAGGTGGGTGCCCTGGGCCAGACGGCAGTGGGATTTGGAGAGTGCTGCcgcttctcctttctttcccatGGAGCAGGAGAGGGGCGGGCTCTggtctttctcttcccctttccaaCGCTTCCTCCAGCACCCACGGTCCCCACCCTCCCGGTGGAGGACTCTCTGGTCCCCGAAGCTAGGTATAAGGTGGGGGGAAAGAGAGCCGTGGGGGTTGACCTGGGGTCCTGTCCGCCCCTTCCCCACAGTGACCCCTCCAGTGACCCCTCCAGCCACCCCCGCCATGTCCGAGAAGCTGGCCTCGGGCCCCAAGGAGAGCCCGCCTGCGCCACAGGCGGAACCCAGCGAGATGTGGAAGAAGGGCGGCCGCCTGCTGTCCGTGCTCCTGGCCCTGAACGTGCTGCTCTTCGCCTGCACGCTCATCAGCGGCGCAGCCTTCAACAAGGTGGAGGTGTACGACACCGACGTGTTCGCGCTGCTCACCGCGATGATGCTGCTCACCACGCTATGGATCCTCTTTTACCTCCTGCGCACCGCCCGCTGCCCCGACGCTGTGCCCTACCGGGACCCGCATGCCGGCCCCATCTGGCTCCGAGGTgccaggggaggtgggggcggaggtggggtgggcacggtggggaggggcaggctggggtCCACCTAGAGGGGTGAGAAGTTCCCTCCGGAGGACTAGATGTGGCTGAGGGTGAGGTGGGCCACAATTGAGGGAGAGGGTCTTGGAGGAGGGATCAATACAGGGATGGAGGGGGACTTCATTGCCTTGGATTGGAGAAGTCTTTTCATGGGTGAGCCTTTGACAGAGAGCAGGAACCAGCAGCTGTGGAGAGAGCCCAGCCAGGGCCCTTACCTTTGCAGCCCAAAGACAGGGGGGCTCAGCAGGACATCCACCCAGACATCAG
The Eulemur rufifrons isolate Redbay chromosome 9, OSU_ERuf_1, whole genome shotgun sequence DNA segment above includes these coding regions:
- the USH1G gene encoding pre-mRNA splicing regulator USH1G — encoded protein: MNDQYHRAARDGYLELLKEATRKELNAPDEDGMTPTLWAAYHGNLESLRLIVSRGGDPDKCDIWGNTPLHLAASNGHLHCLSFLVSFGANIWCLDNDYHTPLDMAAMKGHMECVRYLDSIAAKQSSLNPKLVGKLKDKAFREAERRIRECAKLQRKHHERMERRYRRELAERSDTLSFSSLTSSTLSRRLQHLALGSHLPYSQATLHGTARGKTKIQKKLERRKQGGEGTFKVSEDGRKSVRSLSGLQLGSDVMFVRQGPYANPKEWGRAPLRDMFLSDEDSVSRATLAAEPAHSEVSTDSGHDSLFTRPGLGTMVFRRNYLSSGLHGLGREDGGLDGAGTPRGRLQSSPSLDDDSLGSANSLQDRSCGEELPWDELDLGLDEDLEPETSPLETFLASLHMEDFAALLRQEKIDLEALMLCSDLDLRSISVPLGPRKKILGAVRRRRQALERPPALEDTEL